A segment of the Paracoccus suum genome:
GGGTGCCACCCAATCCTCTTGGATGCGTTGGAAGGCCCCGGCGATCTCGGCCTGCCGCTCGGGGGAAGGAACTGTGTAGTCGATCATGGAAACGAAGGGGGGAGGCGGCATGGATCATTTTCCTGTGCAGTGATGCTGTCAGGCTGACAGCTGGTAGGCTTACTTTCAGAAAGCTTGTAGAGAAGCGCAAGAACGCACCTTTTCGTACGGGCCCCAGCATGACCGACATGAGCGAGCGACAGGGACCCCTGAAGAGTGGATGCGTCTGGAGAGAGGCCTTTGCTCTCGTCACCAGCCGCTGGGGCATCCTCATCCTGATCGCACTTGGCCAGCGTCCTCTGCGTTTCTATCTCCTGCGCGACTCTGTAGAGGGCATCAGCGAAAAGATGCTGTCGCAGACACT
Coding sequences within it:
- a CDS encoding winged helix-turn-helix transcriptional regulator → MTDMSERQGPLKSGCVWREAFALVTSRWGILILIALGQRPLRFYLLRDSVEGISEKMLSQTLKLLVRDGFVARHADGSAPPQVTYSLTPLGKGLAERLNAVSEWLGAHLDEVNAVRQRQKL